The following proteins are co-located in the Xiphophorus maculatus strain JP 163 A chromosome 8, X_maculatus-5.0-male, whole genome shotgun sequence genome:
- the LOC111609415 gene encoding heat shock protein 30-like encodes MLCSHGFPSALSPFMDFSWPVRSLWPEVRPLFYQQHVMQRDLQELRSSLQMMDKLQRQILEDTEPFRNSVALQPVSYQLDKEGEHFGLTLDTQGFSPEDLSVQQVGRKLRVSGKTEKKQEDGKGFYSYSLQEFRQEFDLPEGVNHEDVSCHLSPDGKLHIQAAKVPCFEGTERKLTIKRSSEEEPQQSVCSQAEDSRAETQNRS; translated from the coding sequence ATGCTGTGCTCTCATGGATTCCCGTCTGCCCTCAGTCCATTCATGGACTTCTCCTGGCCTGTACGCAGTCTGTGGCCAGAGGTCAGACCTCTGTTCTACCAGCAGCATGTCATGCAGAGAGACCTACAGGAGCTGCGCAGCAGTCTGCAGATGATGGACAAACTTCAACGCCAGATCCTGGAGGACACAGAGCCTTTCAGGAACAGCGTGGCTCTGCAGCCAGTCTCCTACCAGCTGGACAAAGAGGGAGAGCACTTTGGCCTAACCCTGGACACTCAGGGCTTTTCTCCAGAAGATCTGTCAGTCCAGCAGGTGGGCAGGAAACTGAGAGTCAGCGGGAAGACGGAGAAGAAACAAGAAGACGGGAAAGGCTTCTACTCTTACAGCCTGCAGGAGTTCAGACAAGAGTTTGATCTGCCTGAAGGGGTGAACCATGAAGACGTCAGCTGCCATCTTTCTCCAGATGGAAAGCTCCACATCCAGGCAGCCAAAGTTCCTTGTTTCGAGGGGACGGAGAGAAAACTGACTATCAAGAGGAGCTCAGAGGAGGAACCACAGCAGAGTGTGTGTTCACAGGCAGaagacagcagagcagaaacacagaacagatcatag
- the LOC102225424 gene encoding heat shock protein 30-like, with protein MLCSHGFPSALSPFMDFSWPVRSLWPEVRPLFYQQHVMQRDLQELRSSMQMMDKLQRQILEDTEPFRNSVALQPVSYQLDKEGEHFGLTLDTQGFSPEDLSVRQVGRKLRVSGKTEKKQEDGKGSYSYSLQEFRQEFDLPEGVNHEDVSCHLSPDGKLHIQAAKIPCIEGTERELTIKRSSEEEPQQSVCSQSEDSRAETQNGS; from the coding sequence ATGCTGTGCTCTCATGGATTCCCGTCTGCCCTCAGTCCATTCATGGACTTCTCCTGGCCTGTACGCAGTCTGTGGCCAGAGGTCAGACCTCTGTTCTACCAGCAGCATGTCATGCAGAGAGACCTACAGGAGCTGCGCAGCAGTATGCAGATGATGGACAAACTTCAGCGCCAGATCCTGGAGGACACAGAGCCTTTCAGGAACAGCGTGGCTCTGCAGCCAGTCTCCTACCAGCTGGACAAAGAGGGAGAGCACTTTGGCCTAACCCTGGACACTCAGGGCTTTTCTCCAGAAGATCTGTCAGTCCGGCAGGTGGGCAGGAAGCTGAGAGTCAGCGGGAAGACGGAGAAGAAACAAGAGGATGGGAAAGGCTCCTACTCTTACAGCCTGCAGGAGTTCAGACAGGAGTTTGATCTGCCTGAAGGGGTGAACCATGAAGACGTCAGCTGCCATCTTTCTCCAGATGGAAAACTCCACATCCAGGCAGCCAAAATTCCTTGTATCGAGGGGACGGAGAGAGAGCTGACTATCAAGAGGAGCTCAGAGGAGGAACCACAGCAGAGTGTTTGTTCACAGTCAGaagacagcagagcagaaacacagaacGGATCATAG
- the LOC102221480 gene encoding N-acetyllactosaminide beta-1,3-N-acetylglucosaminyltransferase 2-like: MGKCCKCNGRLLCMCLLPCMMTGHLVIYIMVTIFVTISYAPPKVIIHYIAPGISANSSTLASHPLGPFWNLRLEDSALWNQLQHSWDRQHNPILRGNLTGMQRSPKGQPFTEIEDNCLSDCMSQKCSVPSVNDFNSMPEQIRAFIKSMHCRKYPLLINQPRMCQRNKDTTGVGSPMLLIAIKSQVGNFENRQAIRETWGHRGLVKGEFNTKGGLVRTVFLLGRQDSSTGPYPDLKNLLELENEKYGDILQWDFRDTFFNLTLKDLLLWRWFKQYCSTAAFVFKGDDDVFVRTDALLSYLHKKMEEHKLWRTYTNETDMNLFVGDVISNAMPNREPSMKYYIPESFYKGVYPPYAGGGGVVYSGSLALRLQEVSERVRLFPIDDVYLGMCLNRLGLSPVHHPGFLTFDLPATDRNNPCAYRSVLLVHRRNPKEMLTLWKQLQNLPAQC, encoded by the coding sequence ATGGGAAAATGCTGCAAATGCAACGGGAGACTACTATGCATGTGCTTGCTGCCATGTATGATGACTGGACACCTTGTGATTTACATCATGGTGACCATATTTGTCACCATTTCTTACGCTCCTCCAAAAGTAATCATTCACTACATTGCTCCAGGGATTTCAGCCAATTCTTCCACCCTGGCCTCACACCCACTTGGTCCTTTCTGGAACCTTCGCCTGGAGGACAGTGCACTGTGGAACCAGTTGCAGCACAGCTGGGACCGTCAGCACAATCCAATATTAAGAGGAAACCTAACTGGGATGCAGAGAAGCCCAAAAGGTCAGCCTTTCACTGAAATTGAGGATAATTGTTTATCAGACTGCATGTCACAGAAGTGTTCAGTTCCTAGCGTGAATGACTTCAACAGCATGCCAGAGCAAATTAGAGCATTTATCAAGTCAATGCACTGCAGGAAGTACCCTCTTCTTATCAACCAGCCACGTATGTGTCAGAGGAACAAAGATACCACTGGGGTGGGGTCTCCAATGCTCCTCATCGCTATCAAATCACAAGTGGGGAACTTTGAAAACCGACAGGCCATACGTGAAACATGGGGACACAGGGGTCTGGTGAAGGGGGAGTTCAATACAAAAGGGGGATTAGTGCGCACGGTTTTCCTGCTCGGAAGGCAGGACTCGAGTACAGGTCCTTACCCAGACCTGAAGAACCTTCTGGAACTTGAGAACGAGAAGTACGGAGATATTCTGCAGTGGGATTTCAGGGATACGTTCTTCAATTTGACCTTGAAGGACCTGCTGCTGTGGAGATGGTTCAAGCAGTACTGCTCTACCGCCGCTTTTGTCTTCAAAGGCGATGACGATGTTTTTGTTCGGACAGATGCCCTTCTGAGTTACCTGCATAAAAAAATGGAGGAGCACAAGCTTTGGAGAACCTATACTAATGAAACAGACATGAATTTGTTTGTCGGCGATGTGATCAGCAATGCAATGCCGAACCGTGAGCCATCCATGAAATACTACATACCGGAAAGTTTTTACAAAGGTGTGTACCCACCTTACGCTGGTGGAGGAGGGGTGGTGTATTCAGGCTCACTCGCCTTACGTTTACAGGAGGTGTCTGAAAGGGTTCGTCTTTTCCCTATTGATGATGTCTACCTTGGGATGTGCCTAAACAGACTCGGGCTTTCTCCAGTCCACCACCCGGGTTTCTTAACATTTGATCTCCCCGCTACAGACAGAAACAATCCGTGTGCATACAGGTCTGTTCTACTTGTTCACAGACGGAATCCAAAGGAAATGCTGACCCTATGGAAACAACTCCAGAACCTGCCTGCTCAATGCTGA
- the smad2 gene encoding mothers against decapentaplegic homolog 2 isoform X2, producing the protein MSSILPFTPPVVKRLLGWKKTPAGSGGAGGGIGGVGEQNGGGQEEKWCEKAVKSLVKKLKKTGQLDELEKAISAQNSNTKCVTIPSNCSELWGLGSGHTIEQWDSTGMYGYPDHSRSLDGRLQVSHRKGLPHVIYCRLWRWPDLHSHHELRAIDTCQYAFNLKKDEVCVNPYHYQRVETPVLPPVLVPRHAEILTELPPLDDFTNSIPENTNFPAGIEPPNNYIPDTPPPGYMSEDGETSDQQMNQSSPAEMSPSALSPVSHGLDLQPVTYSEPAFWCSIAYYELNQRVGETFHASQPSLTVDGFTDPSNSERFCLGLLSNVNRNATVEMTRRHIGRGVRLYYIGGEVFAECLSDSAIFVQSPNCNQRYGWHPATVCKIPPGCNLKIFNNQEFAALLAQSVNQGFEAVYQLTRMCTIRMSFVKGWGAEYRRQTVTSTPCWIELHLNGPLQWLDKVLTQMGTPTARCSSMS; encoded by the exons ATGTCCTCCATTCTTCCCTTCACACCCCCGGTGGTGAAGCGCCTCTTGGGATGGAAGAAGACTCCGGCCGGGAGTGGAGGAGCGGGCGGAGGAATAGGTGGAGTCGGGGAGCAGAATGGAGGAGGGCAGGAGGAAAAATGGTGCGAGAAAGCAGTGAAAAGCCTGGTGAAGAAGCTGAAGAAGACCGGCCAGCTGGATGAGCTGGAGAAAGCCATCAGCGcacaaaacagcaacacaaaatgtGTAACAATACCCAG CAATTGCTCAGAACTGTGGGGTCTGGGTTCAGGCCACACGATAGAGCAGTGGGACTCTACAGGCATGTACGGATACCCTGACCATAGCAG GTCACTCGATGGCCGCCTTCAGGTTTCTCATCGTAAAGGCCTGCCTCATGTCATCTACTGCCGCCTGTGGAGATGGCCTGACCTTCACAGTCACCACGAGCTTAGGGCCATTGACACTTGCCAATATGCATTCAACCTCAAGAAGGATGAAGTTTGTGTCAATCCTTACCACTACCAGAGAGTGGAGACGCCTG TGCTGCCTCCTGTGTTGGTGCCACGCCATGCAGAGATTCTGACCGAGCTTCCACCTCTAGACGACTTCACAAACTCTATCCCTGAAAATACCAACTTTCCTGCAGGCATAGAACCTCCTAACAACTATATACCAG ACACTCCTCCTCCGGGATATATGAGTGAAGATGGAGAAACCAGCGACCAGCAAATGAATCAAA GCTCACCAGCAGAAATGTCACCAAGCGCTCTGTCACCGGTCAGTCATGGCCTAG ACCTTCAGCCAGTCACCTACAGTGAACCAGCTTTCTGGTGCTCTATAGCTTACTACGAGTTGAACCAGCGGGTCGGTGAGACCTTCCACGCCTCGCAGCCATCTCTGACCGTCGACGGCTTCACGGATCCCTCCAACTCAGAACGCTTTTGTTTAGGCCTTCTCAGCAATGTCAACAGAAATGCCACTGTGGAGATGACAAGGAGGCATATAG GTCGTGGTGTCAGGTTGTATTACATCGGAGGGGAGGTATTTGCCGAGTGCCTCAGTGACAGTGCCATCTTTGTTCAGAGTCCCAACTGCAACCAGCGATATGGGTGGCACCCAGCTACTGTCTGCAAGATACCACCAG GCTGCAATCTGAAGATTTTTAACAACCAGGAGTTTGCAGCCCTGCTAGCCCAGTCGGTCAACCAGGGCTTTGAGGCAGTGTACCAACTAACCAGAATGTGCACAATCAGAATGAGCTTCGTCAAGGGTTGGGGAGCAGAGTACAG ACGCCAGACTGTAACCAGCACTCCTTGTTGGATCGAACTGCATCTCAATGGCCCCCTCCAGTGGTTGGATAAAGTGCTGACCCAGATGGGTACCCCAACAGCGCGCTGCTCTAGTATGTCCTAA
- the smad2 gene encoding mothers against decapentaplegic homolog 2 isoform X1, translating into MSSILPFTPPVVKRLLGWKKTPAGSGGAGGGIGGVGEQNGGGQEEKWCEKAVKSLVKKLKKTGQLDELEKAISAQNSNTKCVTIPSNCSELWGLGSGHTIEQWDSTGMYGYPDHSRSLDGRLQVSHRKGLPHVIYCRLWRWPDLHSHHELRAIDTCQYAFNLKKDEVCVNPYHYQRVETPVLPPVLVPRHAEILTELPPLDDFTNSIPENTNFPAGIEPPNNYIPDTPPPGYMSEDGETSDQQMNQSMESGSPAEMSPSALSPVSHGLDLQPVTYSEPAFWCSIAYYELNQRVGETFHASQPSLTVDGFTDPSNSERFCLGLLSNVNRNATVEMTRRHIGRGVRLYYIGGEVFAECLSDSAIFVQSPNCNQRYGWHPATVCKIPPGCNLKIFNNQEFAALLAQSVNQGFEAVYQLTRMCTIRMSFVKGWGAEYRRQTVTSTPCWIELHLNGPLQWLDKVLTQMGTPTARCSSMS; encoded by the exons ATGTCCTCCATTCTTCCCTTCACACCCCCGGTGGTGAAGCGCCTCTTGGGATGGAAGAAGACTCCGGCCGGGAGTGGAGGAGCGGGCGGAGGAATAGGTGGAGTCGGGGAGCAGAATGGAGGAGGGCAGGAGGAAAAATGGTGCGAGAAAGCAGTGAAAAGCCTGGTGAAGAAGCTGAAGAAGACCGGCCAGCTGGATGAGCTGGAGAAAGCCATCAGCGcacaaaacagcaacacaaaatgtGTAACAATACCCAG CAATTGCTCAGAACTGTGGGGTCTGGGTTCAGGCCACACGATAGAGCAGTGGGACTCTACAGGCATGTACGGATACCCTGACCATAGCAG GTCACTCGATGGCCGCCTTCAGGTTTCTCATCGTAAAGGCCTGCCTCATGTCATCTACTGCCGCCTGTGGAGATGGCCTGACCTTCACAGTCACCACGAGCTTAGGGCCATTGACACTTGCCAATATGCATTCAACCTCAAGAAGGATGAAGTTTGTGTCAATCCTTACCACTACCAGAGAGTGGAGACGCCTG TGCTGCCTCCTGTGTTGGTGCCACGCCATGCAGAGATTCTGACCGAGCTTCCACCTCTAGACGACTTCACAAACTCTATCCCTGAAAATACCAACTTTCCTGCAGGCATAGAACCTCCTAACAACTATATACCAG ACACTCCTCCTCCGGGATATATGAGTGAAGATGGAGAAACCAGCGACCAGCAAATGAATCAAAGTATGGAATCAG GCTCACCAGCAGAAATGTCACCAAGCGCTCTGTCACCGGTCAGTCATGGCCTAG ACCTTCAGCCAGTCACCTACAGTGAACCAGCTTTCTGGTGCTCTATAGCTTACTACGAGTTGAACCAGCGGGTCGGTGAGACCTTCCACGCCTCGCAGCCATCTCTGACCGTCGACGGCTTCACGGATCCCTCCAACTCAGAACGCTTTTGTTTAGGCCTTCTCAGCAATGTCAACAGAAATGCCACTGTGGAGATGACAAGGAGGCATATAG GTCGTGGTGTCAGGTTGTATTACATCGGAGGGGAGGTATTTGCCGAGTGCCTCAGTGACAGTGCCATCTTTGTTCAGAGTCCCAACTGCAACCAGCGATATGGGTGGCACCCAGCTACTGTCTGCAAGATACCACCAG GCTGCAATCTGAAGATTTTTAACAACCAGGAGTTTGCAGCCCTGCTAGCCCAGTCGGTCAACCAGGGCTTTGAGGCAGTGTACCAACTAACCAGAATGTGCACAATCAGAATGAGCTTCGTCAAGGGTTGGGGAGCAGAGTACAG ACGCCAGACTGTAACCAGCACTCCTTGTTGGATCGAACTGCATCTCAATGGCCCCCTCCAGTGGTTGGATAAAGTGCTGACCCAGATGGGTACCCCAACAGCGCGCTGCTCTAGTATGTCCTAA
- the smad2 gene encoding mothers against decapentaplegic homolog 2 isoform X3, translating to MSSILPFTPPVVKRLLGWKKTPAGSGGAGGGIGGVGEQNGGGQEEKWCEKAVKSLVKKLKKTGQLDELEKAISAQNSNTKCVTIPRSLDGRLQVSHRKGLPHVIYCRLWRWPDLHSHHELRAIDTCQYAFNLKKDEVCVNPYHYQRVETPVLPPVLVPRHAEILTELPPLDDFTNSIPENTNFPAGIEPPNNYIPDTPPPGYMSEDGETSDQQMNQSMESGSPAEMSPSALSPVSHGLDLQPVTYSEPAFWCSIAYYELNQRVGETFHASQPSLTVDGFTDPSNSERFCLGLLSNVNRNATVEMTRRHIGRGVRLYYIGGEVFAECLSDSAIFVQSPNCNQRYGWHPATVCKIPPGCNLKIFNNQEFAALLAQSVNQGFEAVYQLTRMCTIRMSFVKGWGAEYRRQTVTSTPCWIELHLNGPLQWLDKVLTQMGTPTARCSSMS from the exons ATGTCCTCCATTCTTCCCTTCACACCCCCGGTGGTGAAGCGCCTCTTGGGATGGAAGAAGACTCCGGCCGGGAGTGGAGGAGCGGGCGGAGGAATAGGTGGAGTCGGGGAGCAGAATGGAGGAGGGCAGGAGGAAAAATGGTGCGAGAAAGCAGTGAAAAGCCTGGTGAAGAAGCTGAAGAAGACCGGCCAGCTGGATGAGCTGGAGAAAGCCATCAGCGcacaaaacagcaacacaaaatgtGTAACAATACCCAG GTCACTCGATGGCCGCCTTCAGGTTTCTCATCGTAAAGGCCTGCCTCATGTCATCTACTGCCGCCTGTGGAGATGGCCTGACCTTCACAGTCACCACGAGCTTAGGGCCATTGACACTTGCCAATATGCATTCAACCTCAAGAAGGATGAAGTTTGTGTCAATCCTTACCACTACCAGAGAGTGGAGACGCCTG TGCTGCCTCCTGTGTTGGTGCCACGCCATGCAGAGATTCTGACCGAGCTTCCACCTCTAGACGACTTCACAAACTCTATCCCTGAAAATACCAACTTTCCTGCAGGCATAGAACCTCCTAACAACTATATACCAG ACACTCCTCCTCCGGGATATATGAGTGAAGATGGAGAAACCAGCGACCAGCAAATGAATCAAAGTATGGAATCAG GCTCACCAGCAGAAATGTCACCAAGCGCTCTGTCACCGGTCAGTCATGGCCTAG ACCTTCAGCCAGTCACCTACAGTGAACCAGCTTTCTGGTGCTCTATAGCTTACTACGAGTTGAACCAGCGGGTCGGTGAGACCTTCCACGCCTCGCAGCCATCTCTGACCGTCGACGGCTTCACGGATCCCTCCAACTCAGAACGCTTTTGTTTAGGCCTTCTCAGCAATGTCAACAGAAATGCCACTGTGGAGATGACAAGGAGGCATATAG GTCGTGGTGTCAGGTTGTATTACATCGGAGGGGAGGTATTTGCCGAGTGCCTCAGTGACAGTGCCATCTTTGTTCAGAGTCCCAACTGCAACCAGCGATATGGGTGGCACCCAGCTACTGTCTGCAAGATACCACCAG GCTGCAATCTGAAGATTTTTAACAACCAGGAGTTTGCAGCCCTGCTAGCCCAGTCGGTCAACCAGGGCTTTGAGGCAGTGTACCAACTAACCAGAATGTGCACAATCAGAATGAGCTTCGTCAAGGGTTGGGGAGCAGAGTACAG ACGCCAGACTGTAACCAGCACTCCTTGTTGGATCGAACTGCATCTCAATGGCCCCCTCCAGTGGTTGGATAAAGTGCTGACCCAGATGGGTACCCCAACAGCGCGCTGCTCTAGTATGTCCTAA